One Candidatus Thermodiscus eudorianus DNA segment encodes these proteins:
- a CDS encoding GldG family protein, which translates to MNWKLASSLVLLAVLFAAPLAFNNMSPAAAQSNTITVAVDLSHGESDKYLGYIQGNITFVNWVNITEGPITTDMLQGVDVLILGQPTIAFSPDEMDAIAQWLASGKKVLWVAGDSDYGSGNATQVYVNDLLEYIGAKLRVEYASFYDDIHNAQRFYRVLVHVQVDNNPDLETSMIAEGITKPILAHGPAPLIWVDDEGNPHDPVTETFDGLIRILWSYDTAYIGDNNPPLPLVYDPILYGHGAGNFTFVFLAAEYHPDTNDVIVVSGESPYGDYEPTWSWEYYGVALDGPKFVTNMISWFKTLITEVFAATAPSQTVTVTKTVTKTSTVTVTETTTKTETSVKTTTATVTETTTATETVTETTTSPTTVTVEKTNTGLVIGAVILVLIIVAAAVYFLRK; encoded by the coding sequence ATGAATTGGAAGCTAGCCTCAAGCCTGGTCCTGCTGGCAGTACTCTTCGCCGCCCCTCTGGCCTTCAACAACATGTCCCCTGCCGCCGCGCAGTCCAATACTATCACGGTAGCGGTCGACCTATCGCACGGTGAGAGCGACAAGTACCTCGGCTACATCCAGGGTAACATAACGTTCGTCAACTGGGTGAACATAACGGAGGGACCCATAACCACGGACATGCTGCAGGGCGTCGACGTCTTGATCCTAGGCCAGCCCACGATAGCCTTCTCGCCCGACGAGATGGACGCTATAGCCCAGTGGCTCGCGAGCGGGAAGAAGGTACTGTGGGTCGCGGGCGACAGCGACTATGGGAGTGGGAATGCCACGCAGGTGTATGTGAACGACCTCCTAGAGTATATTGGCGCGAAGCTGAGGGTCGAGTACGCCAGCTTCTACGATGACATACACAACGCCCAGAGGTTCTACAGAGTTCTAGTCCACGTACAGGTAGACAACAACCCAGACCTGGAGACCAGCATGATAGCTGAGGGTATAACCAAGCCCATACTAGCCCACGGCCCGGCCCCCCTGATCTGGGTCGACGACGAGGGCAACCCACACGACCCCGTGACAGAAACCTTCGACGGCCTGATAAGGATACTATGGAGCTATGACACCGCCTACATAGGCGACAACAACCCGCCGCTACCACTAGTCTACGACCCGATACTCTACGGCCACGGAGCCGGGAACTTCACATTCGTCTTCCTAGCAGCAGAGTACCATCCCGACACCAACGACGTTATAGTTGTAAGCGGAGAGTCCCCCTACGGAGACTACGAGCCGACGTGGAGCTGGGAATACTATGGCGTAGCCCTCGACGGCCCCAAGTTCGTGACCAACATGATCAGCTGGTTCAAGACCCTGATAACAGAGGTATTCGCCGCTACCGCCCCCTCACAGACTGTGACTGTGACTAAGACGGTCACCAAGACGAGCACTGTAACCGTGACTGAGACCACGACTAAGACAGAGACTAGCGTCAAGACCACCACCGCTACAGTCACCGAGACCACGACGGCGACCGAGACTGTGACTGAGACCACAACGTCGCCTACCACTGTCACCGTGGAGAAGACTAATACTGGCTTGGTGATCGGCGCCGTTATACTGGTGTTGATAATAGTGGCGGCGGCCGTTTACTTCCTAAGGAAATAA
- a CDS encoding DUF505 domain-containing protein, with protein MVMRVSQRLLKALEASIDKGYFNYKEYEELLGGREEALYTLLEGYALGLYRIRGEEEFEIRAEGLELLEAWTTAGKPQVDPWIDSRIYTMLYTIHYSGTTPDEWKPILEDRGLIGGDGLTPAGEKVYQLAPRLDRGLVITKSMARALAKAPDGPAPGKDYGRYLPVYEAMGLVVGTVPLNPYYSLTLPGRLLSRAMRRLNLDAPLPSILNPAVLKALQRLEDGGELTPEEKTLLGTLGYLKPTGTLDYPGKLVLEAYKSLRKTRLRPPMALASQEEKLVKAVRDAVREAQEKPNLVPDKDLIAKKYRELTGEDPGASLGLDLMHLESMGLIEEYSIDEKPAYRLTRQGERLAEAPGLGNGSPAPAVKAITYPYALLSPHLSWVESAREAGLVGAGGPTRKGEELARLSNTPRIPLLTRPEARALQSIPDEKSVRRQTLSSLLESMGTDPERSLERLEARGLIETLPDNTVRLTGPGRLVKLALLGVPDGIATPIYPALIRVLMAVNQLGTEDLARIVNYTGLTLGTVKDALVIARTAKYLGKKGGLTSAGQALLEAVRQLAMEEATL; from the coding sequence ATGGTCATGAGGGTATCACAACGCCTACTCAAGGCACTGGAGGCCTCCATAGACAAGGGCTACTTCAACTACAAGGAATACGAGGAACTCCTCGGCGGCAGGGAGGAGGCACTCTACACCCTCCTAGAAGGCTACGCCCTGGGACTATACAGGATAAGGGGAGAGGAGGAGTTCGAGATACGAGCCGAAGGCCTAGAACTACTAGAGGCATGGACAACCGCGGGGAAGCCCCAGGTAGACCCATGGATAGACTCCAGGATATACACCATGCTATACACGATACACTACAGCGGCACGACGCCAGACGAGTGGAAGCCCATACTAGAAGACAGGGGTCTGATAGGGGGAGACGGGCTCACGCCGGCAGGCGAGAAAGTATACCAGCTAGCCCCCAGGCTAGACAGGGGCCTAGTCATAACAAAGTCAATGGCGAGGGCACTGGCAAAGGCTCCCGACGGCCCAGCGCCAGGAAAAGACTACGGCAGATACCTGCCAGTATACGAGGCAATGGGCCTCGTAGTGGGGACCGTCCCCCTAAACCCCTACTACAGCCTCACACTACCAGGCAGGCTCCTATCCAGGGCCATGCGGAGGCTAAACCTCGACGCCCCACTACCCAGCATCCTCAACCCAGCAGTCCTAAAGGCACTGCAAAGGCTGGAAGATGGAGGAGAACTCACGCCGGAAGAGAAGACCCTGCTAGGCACGCTAGGCTACCTGAAGCCCACGGGCACACTCGACTATCCCGGGAAACTAGTGCTAGAAGCCTACAAGAGCCTGAGAAAGACGCGCCTCAGGCCCCCAATGGCACTCGCCTCCCAGGAGGAGAAGCTAGTAAAGGCGGTAAGGGATGCCGTGAGGGAGGCGCAGGAGAAGCCAAACCTGGTGCCAGACAAGGACTTGATAGCAAAGAAGTACCGGGAGCTCACGGGCGAGGACCCGGGAGCCAGCCTAGGACTAGACCTGATGCACCTAGAAAGTATGGGCCTTATAGAAGAGTATAGTATAGACGAGAAGCCGGCCTACAGGCTAACACGACAAGGCGAGAGGCTAGCCGAGGCCCCCGGGCTCGGCAACGGCAGCCCCGCTCCGGCGGTGAAGGCGATAACATACCCCTACGCCCTCCTAAGCCCCCACCTCTCATGGGTCGAATCAGCTAGAGAGGCCGGCTTGGTAGGAGCCGGAGGACCTACCCGCAAGGGAGAGGAGCTGGCAAGGCTAAGCAACACGCCGAGAATACCCCTCCTGACGAGGCCAGAGGCAAGGGCGCTGCAGAGCATACCGGATGAGAAGAGCGTGAGGAGGCAGACGCTATCCTCGCTACTTGAAAGCATGGGTACAGACCCGGAGAGGAGCCTGGAGAGGCTTGAGGCGCGGGGCCTAATAGAGACGCTGCCCGACAATACGGTAAGGCTAACGGGGCCTGGCCGCCTGGTTAAGCTTGCACTACTGGGGGTCCCCGATGGGATAGCCACGCCGATATACCCGGCCCTCATAAGGGTACTCATGGCGGTAAACCAGCTAGGCACAGAAGACCTGGCTAGGATCGTCAACTACACGGGCCTCACCCTGGGGACCGTGAAGGACGCGCTAGTGATTGCGAGGACCGCCAAATACCTGGGCAAGAAAGGAGGATTGACTAGCGCGGGCCAGGCGCTGCTGGAGGCGGTAAGGCAGTTAGCCATGGAGGAGGCGACCCTCTAG
- a CDS encoding PIN domain-containing protein: protein MARRGGEEEAKERTTRKPAIVLDTNVIISSLIRPGGFTRRVIMLLEDQADLYAPKVLLEELTKKTEYLARKKEFPPQSRGICSPYFYRASGQ from the coding sequence ATGGCTAGAAGAGGAGGTGAAGAAGAAGCTAAGGAAAGAACTACTAGAAAACCAGCAATAGTGCTGGATACCAACGTTATAATATCATCGCTAATAAGGCCAGGCGGCTTCACTAGGAGGGTTATAATGCTTCTGGAAGACCAGGCAGATCTCTACGCCCCTAAGGTGCTTCTCGAAGAGTTAACCAAGAAAACCGAGTACCTGGCCCGGAAAAAGGAATTTCCCCCGCAAAGCAGAGGCATCTGCTCACCTTACTTCTATCGAGCGTCCGGACAATAG
- a CDS encoding iron ABC transporter permease: MAGDGSGSWPRYSPRHLLLTGLIAAVLYYLFVEVAGVGEGEYIAWLLAVLLPVLMYYRGLNVDRMKHSFGLSFLLMIGYIYTILVLLLRIPGIPRAVALLLFPLVVAHATSYLAGLRGVRGARAGVRVPFRKRVRSTLFKLDTIIIAFLVIGSLILVVFLVVPVLLMLLNAFVTPPGTPFYENFVRIFTGRAYVKLESLGDTVWSWQVRGGTRVLVVDGVNYGILLNSLINSTIVTSVATLLGIIVAFVLARYSFPGRTLVRLLAIVPLFVTPFINSYVIKLLFGTTGPISWATLHLFGFAIEIRDLAGVTIAQIMAFYPIVYLNAYSAFLSIDPSMEEQAENLGSRGLRLFTSVTLPLALPGIAAGSIIVFIFSLEDLGAPIVFQERRLMSYQIYSSFTSQTGIVSPEIAALGFVMLFLAVASFLAIRNYISMRSYAMISRGGRWQRRERRLGAKGLAAVYLLLLPLIIWTAMPQIGVILLAFNVMPPTQFSLNPGEASAKYFLELFTNPNIFIYIRNTLAYALTAVAIAVTLSIIVGYAVSRAKIRVITPTLDSLATIPIAIPGLVVALGYFYFFSDFFKNTPVDPTIGPTLFQAWIVLIIAYSIRKLPFVVRSVFAGFQQVHEGLEEAALNLGASRRKTIFGIVLPLIFTYIISGAIIGFIYISTEVSTSVTIGSLRPDQAPMTYYMKNIYIGGQLAGIQYVAAMGVLLILFQLLAILVIIVGLKQSYAFIGA, from the coding sequence ATGGCTGGCGACGGCAGCGGGTCATGGCCACGCTACTCTCCACGACACCTCCTACTAACGGGTCTAATCGCGGCCGTACTCTACTACCTGTTCGTCGAGGTAGCCGGTGTCGGCGAGGGAGAGTATATCGCGTGGCTCCTCGCGGTACTACTGCCGGTGCTCATGTACTATAGGGGCTTGAATGTTGACAGGATGAAGCATAGCTTCGGCCTGAGCTTCCTCCTGATGATCGGGTACATCTACACTATCCTAGTACTCCTCCTCAGGATACCCGGTATCCCGAGGGCGGTGGCCCTGCTCCTCTTCCCCCTGGTCGTCGCCCACGCCACCTCGTATTTGGCTGGGTTGCGTGGGGTTAGGGGTGCCAGGGCCGGGGTTAGGGTGCCTTTCAGGAAGAGGGTTAGGAGCACCCTCTTCAAGCTCGACACGATCATAATAGCCTTCCTGGTCATTGGCTCGCTGATCCTAGTGGTCTTCCTCGTGGTACCGGTCCTCCTCATGCTGTTGAACGCCTTCGTCACCCCGCCCGGAACGCCATTCTACGAGAACTTCGTGAGGATATTCACTGGCCGCGCCTACGTCAAGCTGGAGTCCCTGGGCGACACGGTGTGGTCGTGGCAGGTTAGGGGAGGGACCCGTGTGCTCGTGGTAGACGGGGTCAACTATGGGATCCTGTTGAACAGCCTCATAAACTCCACCATAGTCACGAGCGTCGCCACCCTACTCGGCATAATAGTAGCCTTCGTACTGGCCAGGTACAGCTTCCCGGGCAGGACCCTGGTAAGGCTCCTAGCAATAGTGCCCCTCTTCGTCACACCCTTCATAAACAGCTACGTGATAAAACTACTCTTCGGAACAACAGGCCCCATATCCTGGGCCACCCTCCACCTCTTCGGCTTCGCGATAGAGATCAGGGACCTGGCCGGCGTGACCATAGCCCAGATAATGGCCTTCTACCCCATCGTCTACCTCAACGCCTACTCCGCGTTCCTAAGCATTGACCCCAGCATGGAGGAGCAAGCCGAGAATCTAGGGTCGCGGGGGCTCAGGCTCTTCACCAGCGTCACCCTGCCCCTGGCCCTCCCAGGGATAGCGGCTGGCTCGATCATAGTGTTCATCTTCAGCCTAGAGGACCTGGGGGCCCCGATAGTGTTCCAGGAGAGGAGGCTAATGAGCTACCAGATCTATAGTAGCTTCACGAGCCAGACGGGCATTGTATCCCCGGAGATAGCGGCCCTCGGCTTCGTGATGCTGTTCCTAGCCGTCGCCAGCTTCCTGGCCATAAGGAACTACATCAGCATGCGTAGCTACGCCATGATTAGCAGGGGCGGCAGGTGGCAGAGGAGGGAGAGGAGGCTCGGCGCCAAGGGCCTGGCCGCCGTCTACCTCCTACTCCTACCCCTAATCATATGGACTGCGATGCCCCAGATAGGAGTCATACTACTAGCCTTCAACGTCATGCCCCCCACCCAGTTCTCCCTCAACCCCGGAGAAGCTAGCGCCAAGTACTTCCTGGAGCTCTTCACAAACCCCAACATATTCATCTACATACGCAACACCCTAGCCTACGCCCTGACGGCGGTGGCCATAGCCGTGACCCTCTCGATAATAGTCGGCTACGCGGTCAGCAGGGCCAAGATACGGGTCATCACCCCAACCCTAGACTCCCTGGCAACGATACCCATAGCGATACCGGGCCTGGTAGTGGCCCTCGGCTACTTCTACTTCTTCTCTGACTTCTTCAAGAACACGCCCGTAGACCCGACCATAGGCCCCACGCTCTTCCAGGCCTGGATAGTGCTCATCATAGCCTATAGTATAAGGAAGCTGCCCTTCGTGGTCAGGAGCGTGTTCGCAGGGTTCCAGCAGGTCCACGAGGGCCTGGAGGAGGCGGCGCTCAACCTGGGCGCCTCCAGGAGGAAGACCATCTTCGGCATAGTGCTCCCCCTGATATTCACCTATATAATAAGCGGCGCGATCATAGGATTCATCTATATAAGCACTGAGGTGTCGACGAGCGTCACCATAGGCAGCCTCAGGCCGGACCAGGCGCCCATGACCTACTATATGAAGAACATCTACATCGGGGGGCAGCTGGCCGGGATACAGTATGTCGCCGCCATGGGAGTCCTCCTGATACTCTTCCAGCTACTGGCTATACTGGTGATCATAGTGGGGTTGAAGCAGAGCTACGCCTTCATAGGGGCCTAG
- a CDS encoding metallophosphoesterase produces MTKRPRVKPLLLAALLLIPIIIQAPITHTQQGNATLPNINKEAYPNPLYNIGPGAPAIAGPGETVTITLKPEYSQRQVTGITLIQVKLGETGLALVKVQPQVQQINETSYKITLPSDIEPGLYDMLISLDDGSTLVSARSLWVLTPDSIGDVIRFVHMSDLHYGAGTPSPEIGQMRRFTGLLLSQLVGANAILDTGDEADTQAPQQYMNSLAFRYDFAYPVPFILNPGNHDYPNGNFFKYYEKTMAYFTIGGKILIVYINTDGENGYADWRNLQFLKHVLEEYKDLPYKFVMMHHPVFYYQGQLYTRSDTNSTILANPREASNSAISYYWGSNVTAARYFLRLCEDYNITLVLAGHIHRDQYVEFHSTRTGTVTRFQTTTTLAHGTGIYQGLQVFDFNTTSGEITYPLAPPWFIGYKNYSRTKVYNSIPITRPEYSENWKPDKFGDTFFYGTISQGSKALVITLENMLPYLDVDKTVLISLPWPADYPVNLEVLNTTGGSAEIVDQLRVDELNRTFIALHVKLPPKTTVKFALYTVEDSEPPTIELKTTIPKTPKVNKTIKAYIKISDEGWGVSNAEATINTSTGKVKVFKFEKYSGTTYLAKFIVESKYKATVTITVEAEDYAGHKTAKTLTINLAGPEPPPPPTTTTTPPTTTTTTTPPPTTTTTQTTTTTSLTCTTTSQPPQETTSTTPPATTTSTTAQPPTPTTTTKTEEKSTAGLAAVAVIILIVIAAIALYMRR; encoded by the coding sequence ATGACCAAGAGACCCCGCGTAAAACCCCTACTCCTAGCAGCCCTACTCCTCATCCCAATAATAATACAAGCACCAATAACACACACCCAACAAGGAAACGCCACACTACCAAACATAAACAAGGAAGCATACCCCAACCCACTCTACAACATAGGGCCAGGAGCACCAGCCATCGCAGGACCAGGAGAGACCGTAACCATAACCCTGAAACCAGAATACTCCCAAAGGCAAGTAACAGGCATAACACTCATCCAGGTAAAACTCGGCGAAACAGGGCTAGCCCTAGTAAAGGTGCAACCACAAGTCCAACAGATAAACGAGACATCCTACAAGATAACGCTGCCGAGCGACATAGAACCGGGACTCTACGACATGCTTATCAGCCTAGACGATGGATCCACCCTGGTATCGGCTAGGAGCCTCTGGGTCCTCACACCAGACAGTATCGGGGACGTCATAAGATTCGTGCACATGTCAGACCTACACTACGGCGCCGGCACCCCCAGCCCCGAGATAGGGCAGATGAGGAGGTTCACAGGCCTGCTACTAAGCCAGCTAGTGGGTGCGAACGCCATACTCGATACGGGCGACGAGGCCGACACGCAGGCGCCGCAGCAGTACATGAACTCTCTGGCATTCAGGTATGACTTCGCCTACCCGGTGCCCTTCATACTCAACCCCGGCAACCACGACTACCCCAACGGCAACTTCTTCAAGTACTATGAGAAGACGATGGCGTACTTCACGATAGGAGGCAAGATACTGATAGTGTACATAAACACCGACGGCGAGAACGGGTACGCCGACTGGAGGAACCTGCAATTCCTCAAGCACGTACTCGAAGAGTACAAGGACCTGCCCTACAAGTTCGTCATGATGCACCACCCAGTCTTCTACTACCAGGGACAACTCTACACGAGGAGCGATACCAACTCCACCATACTGGCGAACCCGAGGGAGGCGAGCAACAGCGCCATAAGCTACTACTGGGGGAGCAACGTTACTGCAGCGAGATACTTCCTGAGGCTCTGCGAGGACTACAATATAACGCTCGTGCTGGCAGGCCACATACACAGGGACCAGTACGTCGAGTTCCACTCGACCAGGACCGGCACTGTAACTCGGTTCCAGACAACCACCACGCTAGCCCACGGAACAGGCATATACCAGGGCCTACAGGTGTTCGACTTCAACACGACCTCCGGCGAGATCACCTACCCCCTAGCCCCGCCGTGGTTCATAGGGTACAAGAACTATTCGAGGACCAAGGTGTACAACTCGATACCCATAACTAGGCCCGAGTACTCTGAGAACTGGAAGCCCGACAAGTTCGGCGACACCTTCTTCTACGGGACTATAAGCCAGGGCAGCAAGGCCCTGGTGATAACTCTGGAGAACATGCTACCATACCTCGACGTCGACAAGACCGTGCTAATATCACTGCCGTGGCCTGCCGACTACCCGGTAAACCTGGAAGTCCTAAACACGACTGGCGGGTCCGCAGAGATAGTGGACCAGCTAAGGGTTGACGAGCTGAACAGGACCTTCATCGCACTACACGTCAAGCTACCGCCGAAGACGACTGTGAAGTTCGCCCTTTACACGGTAGAAGACAGCGAGCCGCCAACCATAGAGTTGAAGACGACCATACCGAAGACGCCCAAGGTCAACAAGACCATAAAAGCCTACATCAAGATAAGCGACGAGGGCTGGGGAGTAAGCAACGCCGAGGCAACGATAAACACGTCCACTGGCAAGGTAAAGGTGTTCAAGTTCGAGAAATACTCTGGGACAACCTACCTGGCCAAGTTCATAGTAGAGTCAAAGTACAAGGCCACGGTAACCATAACAGTCGAGGCAGAAGACTACGCCGGGCACAAGACGGCGAAGACACTAACAATAAACCTAGCGGGGCCAGAACCCCCGCCACCACCGACGACGACAACCACCCCACCGACAACAACCACAACTACAACCCCGCCACCGACAACCACGACGACCCAAACAACCACGACAACATCACTCACATGCACCACTACAAGCCAGCCACCTCAAGAAACCACATCCACAACGCCACCAGCCACGACGACATCCACAACAGCCCAGCCACCAACCCCAACCACAACAACCAAAACCGAGGAGAAGAGCACCGCCGGGCTCGCAGCAGTAGCCGTAATAATACTAATAGTGATAGCAGCAATAGCACTATACATGCGTAGATAG
- a CDS encoding ABC transporter substrate-binding protein, which translates to MDKYRVSASLLLAFLVAVSTLPLALVLHAQSNSNWPWGSSSEPYPWLSYLKSLPHEDGVTLIVITRHEQTIQEKTREVFLKSPVAKELGIKNIIFVPAGPELWETYIKRSIEKGHPIDVAWGGGPTLFNYIDSKGYLEPLDVNAHPEYQAILYEMTKIPQEIAGVPTYLEGSDGLIHWVGAAISSFGITVNHAVLNQYNLPVPEKWDDLTKPEFAKELPSTPLVGVADPTMSTSNTRMYEIILQGYGWDEGWRILTLMAANSKIFDSSSGVRDAVILGDIAAGITIDFYGYTAMHQNPDCEYVLPKGLTIVNADPIAIIKGTKHPVQAAAFVAWVLSEYGGQQVWLDPDINRLPINPKVFDTELGQERQDLHQAYNIATSSPGIEFNETIAGLTERPMQFYFKATLVNAHDDLQSVWAEIAKAYLDGKITKDQFNQLVDALTKPFKFKDPLTGQETTFTLDYAIKISKKIGEQSIYQALMSEWEDGARQRYQEAYQLLQQFLSQPPPTTQTTTTAATTTSAQTTPGQTTAATTTHATTTAPAATTTTGQGKALSSGKIAAIVVGLLIIVVAAYLVVKK; encoded by the coding sequence GTGGACAAGTACAGGGTATCAGCCTCCCTGCTCCTAGCCTTCCTCGTGGCGGTATCGACCCTGCCCCTAGCACTAGTGCTCCACGCGCAATCCAACTCCAACTGGCCCTGGGGTAGTTCGAGCGAGCCCTACCCCTGGCTCAGCTACCTCAAGAGCCTGCCCCACGAGGACGGCGTCACCCTGATTGTGATTACGAGGCACGAGCAGACGATCCAGGAGAAGACGCGTGAAGTGTTCCTCAAATCGCCGGTCGCGAAGGAGCTCGGGATAAAGAACATCATATTCGTCCCGGCCGGCCCAGAGCTCTGGGAGACCTATATCAAGAGAAGCATCGAGAAGGGACACCCGATAGACGTTGCATGGGGCGGCGGGCCAACCCTCTTCAACTACATAGACAGCAAGGGCTACCTGGAACCCCTAGATGTTAACGCGCACCCCGAGTACCAGGCGATCCTATACGAGATGACCAAGATACCCCAGGAGATTGCCGGCGTGCCAACATATCTTGAGGGGAGCGACGGCCTCATACACTGGGTCGGAGCAGCCATAAGCAGCTTCGGGATAACAGTGAACCACGCAGTCCTCAACCAATACAACCTACCGGTCCCGGAGAAGTGGGACGACCTGACCAAACCAGAGTTCGCCAAGGAGCTCCCATCTACTCCGCTCGTGGGCGTCGCTGACCCGACCATGAGCACCAGCAACACTAGGATGTACGAGATCATACTCCAGGGATACGGGTGGGACGAAGGCTGGAGGATCCTCACGCTGATGGCGGCTAACTCGAAGATCTTCGACTCAAGCAGCGGCGTGAGGGACGCCGTCATACTGGGCGATATAGCAGCTGGGATAACCATAGACTTCTACGGCTATACAGCGATGCACCAGAACCCCGACTGCGAGTACGTGCTCCCCAAGGGCCTCACGATCGTGAACGCCGACCCAATAGCGATAATCAAGGGCACTAAACACCCTGTACAGGCAGCCGCCTTCGTGGCATGGGTGCTCAGCGAGTACGGCGGGCAGCAGGTTTGGCTCGACCCCGACATAAACAGGCTACCCATAAACCCCAAGGTGTTCGACACCGAGCTAGGCCAGGAGAGGCAGGACCTACACCAGGCCTATAACATAGCGACCAGCTCCCCCGGCATAGAGTTCAACGAGACCATAGCCGGGCTGACCGAGAGGCCCATGCAGTTCTACTTCAAGGCGACCCTGGTCAACGCCCACGACGACCTCCAATCAGTCTGGGCCGAGATCGCAAAGGCATACCTAGACGGCAAGATAACCAAGGACCAGTTCAACCAGCTGGTAGATGCCCTGACGAAGCCATTCAAGTTCAAAGACCCGTTAACCGGGCAGGAGACAACCTTCACCCTAGACTACGCTATAAAGATAAGCAAGAAGATAGGAGAGCAGTCGATATACCAGGCCCTCATGTCTGAGTGGGAAGACGGGGCCAGGCAGAGGTACCAGGAGGCATACCAGCTGCTGCAGCAGTTTTTGAGCCAGCCACCGCCAACCACGCAGACGACAACCACAGCGGCAACCACGACCAGCGCGCAGACTACACCGGGCCAGACAACCGCGGCTACAACCACACACGCTACAACCACGGCTCCAGCCGCGACGACCACGACCGGCCAGGGCAAGGCGTTGTCCAGCGGTAAGATAGCAGCCATCGTGGTCGGGCTGCTCATAATAGTCGTAGCAGCATACCTCGTGGTGAAGAAGTAG
- a CDS encoding DUF1931 family protein — protein sequence MTRIVGYTRLEALYRVFLGMDLDKGRSEEIIDVASSKLVDLFRAGLERAYARGSDIVEWIDLPLTLALKETINWYRRERERLNDPRLDLKPIIDYLEAKIAGLVIGDTVRENLQDLTATMLLLLGRIIKLVDPKVKKPSKEDINKAKQILDLTI from the coding sequence GTGACAAGGATAGTAGGATACACGAGGCTAGAAGCCCTATACAGGGTCTTCCTAGGCATGGACCTCGACAAGGGGAGATCGGAGGAGATAATCGACGTCGCCTCAAGCAAACTAGTGGACCTCTTCAGGGCAGGCCTGGAGAGGGCATACGCCCGGGGAAGCGACATAGTAGAATGGATAGACCTGCCATTAACGCTGGCCCTCAAGGAGACTATAAACTGGTATAGAAGGGAGAGGGAGAGGCTAAACGACCCACGCCTCGACCTCAAACCCATAATAGACTACCTAGAGGCGAAGATAGCCGGTCTAGTCATCGGCGACACCGTGAGGGAAAACCTCCAAGACCTAACAGCTACAATGCTACTCCTACTCGGAAGGATAATCAAGCTAGTAGACCCCAAGGTAAAGAAGCCAAGCAAGGAGGACATAAACAAGGCGAAACAGATACTAGACCTAACAATCTAA
- a CDS encoding ABC transporter ATP-binding protein yields MTRIRLEDVTKIYGGVVAVDHANIDIEHGEFFTIIGPSGCGKTTTLRIIAGFEVPEEGKVYFDDRDVTYVKPYERNTAMVFQNYALWPHMTVYDNIAYGLRLRKVPEDEIRKRVEKALDLVDLHGLENRYPLQLSGGQQQRVALARALVVEPSVLLLDEPLSNLDAKLRLEMREELRNLQKRLGITTVYVTHDQLEALSMSDRIAVMNKGRILQVGTPEELYMRPRSLFVAGFLGRSNLVRGKVVASRNGFVEVYIPSLRESILAVGDNVSGEVVVVMRPESFKLAGKDDMGKPNTFQAKVDTSMFLGDKREVRVRVGDDRLVAYLPPDTRVEQGHTIHLSIPKERVIVLPLTEEELAEALATQ; encoded by the coding sequence TTGACTAGGATAAGGCTGGAGGACGTCACCAAGATATACGGCGGCGTCGTGGCCGTGGACCACGCTAATATAGACATAGAGCACGGCGAGTTCTTCACGATAATAGGGCCGAGCGGCTGCGGGAAGACCACAACGCTAAGGATAATAGCCGGGTTCGAGGTGCCCGAGGAGGGCAAGGTATACTTCGACGACAGGGACGTCACGTACGTCAAGCCCTACGAGAGGAACACGGCGATGGTATTCCAGAACTACGCCCTATGGCCCCACATGACAGTCTACGACAACATAGCCTACGGGCTGAGGCTGAGGAAGGTCCCAGAAGACGAGATAAGGAAGAGGGTGGAGAAGGCCCTAGACCTAGTAGACCTACACGGCCTGGAAAACAGGTACCCACTCCAACTCAGCGGCGGGCAGCAGCAGAGGGTCGCCCTGGCGAGAGCCCTAGTGGTAGAGCCCAGCGTGCTCCTCCTAGACGAGCCCCTAAGCAACCTAGACGCCAAGCTGAGGCTTGAGATGAGGGAGGAGCTGAGGAACCTTCAGAAACGCCTAGGGATAACCACCGTCTACGTGACCCACGACCAGCTCGAAGCGCTGAGCATGAGCGACAGGATAGCGGTTATGAACAAGGGGAGGATACTCCAGGTGGGCACGCCCGAGGAACTCTACATGAGGCCCAGGAGCCTCTTCGTCGCAGGCTTCCTCGGGAGGAGCAACCTAGTGAGGGGCAAGGTTGTAGCATCAAGAAACGGGTTCGTAGAAGTCTACATACCATCCCTCAGGGAGAGCATACTAGCAGTCGGAGACAACGTGAGCGGCGAGGTCGTGGTGGTGATGAGGCCCGAGAGCTTCAAGCTAGCAGGCAAGGACGACATGGGAAAGCCGAACACCTTCCAAGCCAAGGTAGACACCTCCATGTTCCTGGGAGACAAGAGGGAGGTCAGGGTGCGCGTCGGCGATGACAGGCTAGTAGCCTACCTACCACCCGACACGCGGGTCGAGCAAGGCCACACCATACACCTATCAATACCAAAGGAGAGGGTAATAGTACTACCACTCACAGAAGAGGAGCTAGCAGAAGCACTAGCCACACAGTGA